The Phycisphaeraceae bacterium genome has a window encoding:
- a CDS encoding helix-turn-helix domain-containing protein, with protein sequence MPRAPRFKTGAIEDLFRQLRYAPTETRERLLEQAERLAVEVQPGRAYPEEFVVFRVTGYRPRSLEPGVMLVGDALLADLAVFIRRLSETLPLPSRSESRGESETIERLAERLGVTDRTVRRWHQRGLLLHSVIDGRGERRIACYAASLEAFRRRVGDEELERAASFSRVESEAEHAIIAEAIELAQKERLSRQAIARRLAPRHDRAVETIRSILARHEERVGRRVFPGIERTDAQERRLIVRAASRGLLVAEIARRLGRSPITIRRVVNRERLERLRGLSVTCVKLATFDLEGAAEVILAPAWVRFGLAPPATEDAIAMLQSFPSTPGPDPASLEARLAGYNFLKHRAVGLTSGFSGEPTDERLDRAETDLRWSAMLKRTIVRDLLPIGVARVNATIARPLIQQSAEMIRAMLSLLIEAISEAVESFDPGGRHRIERVAAYAAERALARQGGVEPVGRAGARHAPGSVPLADPFHRLLSWQAEIECPLRLLRRSARLSGARRDVFAARHGLAGEAPMTVEEVMERFGMSHRRIDRLLREAASMLRRSDDAVT encoded by the coding sequence ATGCCCCGCGCCCCGCGATTCAAGACCGGCGCCATCGAGGATCTGTTCCGGCAGTTGCGCTACGCCCCGACCGAGACGCGGGAGCGCCTGCTGGAGCAGGCCGAGCGCTTGGCGGTAGAAGTGCAGCCCGGTCGCGCCTATCCGGAGGAATTCGTGGTATTCCGTGTCACCGGCTACCGGCCCCGTTCGCTGGAGCCGGGCGTGATGCTGGTCGGCGACGCCCTGCTGGCCGACCTGGCCGTGTTCATCCGCCGATTGAGCGAGACGTTGCCGCTGCCATCCCGGTCTGAGTCGCGGGGTGAGAGCGAGACGATCGAACGCCTGGCGGAGCGTCTGGGCGTGACGGATCGCACGGTGCGGCGCTGGCATCAGCGAGGGTTGCTCCTGCACTCAGTCATCGACGGGCGCGGCGAGCGTCGCATCGCGTGCTATGCCGCGTCCCTGGAGGCCTTTCGTCGTCGCGTGGGCGATGAGGAACTGGAGCGGGCCGCGTCGTTCTCCCGCGTCGAGTCTGAAGCCGAGCACGCGATCATCGCCGAGGCGATCGAGCTGGCGCAAAAGGAGCGACTATCTCGCCAGGCCATCGCGCGGCGGCTGGCGCCGCGGCATGATCGGGCGGTCGAGACGATCCGAAGTATTCTGGCCCGACATGAGGAGCGTGTTGGTCGCCGTGTGTTTCCGGGAATCGAGCGAACCGACGCCCAGGAGCGGCGGCTGATCGTGCGGGCCGCATCACGGGGTTTGCTGGTCGCCGAGATCGCCCGACGGCTGGGGCGCAGCCCGATCACGATCCGACGCGTCGTCAACCGCGAGCGGCTGGAGCGACTGCGCGGACTGTCGGTGACGTGCGTGAAGCTGGCGACGTTCGACCTCGAAGGGGCCGCCGAGGTGATTCTCGCACCGGCCTGGGTTCGATTCGGCCTGGCGCCGCCGGCAACGGAGGACGCCATTGCGATGCTTCAGTCGTTTCCGTCAACTCCCGGCCCCGACCCCGCGTCGCTGGAAGCGCGGCTGGCGGGGTACAACTTTCTCAAGCACCGGGCCGTGGGCTTGACCAGCGGGTTCTCCGGCGAGCCGACCGATGAGCGGCTCGACCGGGCCGAGACCGACCTGCGATGGTCCGCCATGCTCAAGCGAACCATCGTGCGCGATCTCCTTCCGATCGGCGTGGCGCGTGTGAACGCGACGATCGCCAGGCCGCTGATTCAGCAGAGCGCGGAGATGATCCGCGCCATGCTCTCACTGCTCATCGAGGCGATCAGCGAGGCGGTGGAGTCATTCGATCCGGGCGGACGCCATCGCATCGAGCGCGTGGCGGCGTACGCCGCGGAGCGGGCGCTGGCCCGCCAGGGCGGCGTGGAGCCCGTCGGGCGAGCCGGGGCGCGGCACGCGCCGGGGTCCGTTCCGCTGGCCGACCCCTTCCATCGCCTCCTGTCTTGGCAGGCGGAGATCGAGTGCCCCCTTCGGTTGCTGCGTCGATCCGCCCGGCTGTCGGGGGCGCGTCGCGACGTGTTCGCGGCGCGGCACGGGCTTGCCGGCGAAGCGCCCATGACGGTGGAGGAGGTGATGGAGCGATTCGGTATGAGCCACCGGCGCATCGACCGCCTGCTGCGCGAGGCGGCCTCGATGCTGCGGCGATCGGATGACGCGGTCACCTGA
- a CDS encoding fructosamine kinase family protein, with protein sequence MAGRQVIAPALRSIGRSEPIESLRPLSGGCIHQATLVTLRGGDTLVVKCGREAAPLFHEEALGLNALAATRTIPVPQSLGVWEDGDAAALLMTYVPPAPATERSWRRLGEELAALHQSPAGERYGFHIDNHLGLTPQPNAWCDDWVEFNRRHRLGFQIERADAAGLLLANEVVELRHLLDRLDHLLPRRPCPALLHGDLWSGNALPTLDERVAVIDPAPSVGDGWADIAMMRLFGGFPPACLDAYAQCVDDHEDVDTRIAVYQLYHLLNHLNLFGRGYAGQVMEIVRRLR encoded by the coding sequence GTGGCGGGCCGCCAGGTCATCGCACCGGCGCTGCGGTCGATCGGGCGCTCCGAGCCGATCGAGTCGCTCAGGCCGCTGTCGGGGGGATGCATTCATCAGGCGACTCTCGTGACGTTGCGAGGAGGCGACACGCTGGTGGTGAAGTGCGGCCGCGAGGCGGCGCCGCTCTTCCACGAGGAAGCACTGGGCTTGAACGCCCTGGCGGCGACGAGGACGATTCCGGTTCCCCAGTCCCTGGGCGTGTGGGAAGATGGCGACGCCGCGGCGCTGCTGATGACGTATGTGCCACCCGCACCGGCGACCGAACGGTCGTGGCGACGGCTCGGCGAGGAACTGGCCGCCCTGCATCAGTCTCCGGCAGGCGAGCGTTATGGGTTCCACATCGACAATCACCTGGGTCTGACGCCGCAACCCAACGCCTGGTGCGACGACTGGGTGGAGTTCAATCGCCGGCATCGCCTGGGGTTTCAGATTGAGCGGGCTGACGCGGCGGGGCTGCTGCTTGCGAATGAAGTCGTCGAACTGCGTCACCTTCTGGATCGACTGGACCACCTGCTGCCGCGCCGTCCATGCCCCGCCCTGCTGCACGGGGATCTGTGGTCCGGCAACGCGCTGCCGACGCTCGACGAGCGCGTGGCGGTGATTGATCCCGCCCCATCGGTCGGCGATGGATGGGCCGACATCGCCATGATGCGGCTGTTCGGCGGGTTTCCCCCTGCGTGCCTTGACGCCTACGCGCAATGCGTGGATGACCATGAAGACGTTGACACGCGGATCGCGGTCTACCAGTTGTACCACCTGCTCAATCACCTCAACCTGTTCGGGCGGGGGTATGCGGGGCAGGTGATGGAGATCGTCCGACGCCTGCGATGA
- the sucC gene encoding ADP-forming succinate--CoA ligase subunit beta: protein MKIHEYQGRDLLAEAGIPVPRGTMVQTVDDAEATAKSLFDGGAKQVVIKAQVHAGGRGKAGFVKLVTSAAEAREAAKFMLSNRMVSVQTGPEGLEVKRLLVASAVDIQKEYYLAITVDRARNTSTLIASAEGGVEIEAVAARNPQAIIKTPLHPLLGLQPFQAREVAFRLGFRGRQVNQAVNVMLRLSKLFLDTDASLAEINPLVVTPPGADHPDGQVLAIDAKFNFDDSALFRQKKIAAMFDPTEENPSEMRAKKFDLSYVALDGNIGCLVNGAGLAMSTMDIIKLHGGEPANFLDVGGGATEEAVTEAFRIILSDARVRGVLVNIFGGIMQCDRIARAIVNAAKEVGFQVPLVVRLEGTNVEAARRILTEARSEIPTMQSATDLTDAARKVCAAVG from the coding sequence ATGAAGATCCACGAGTACCAGGGCCGCGACCTGCTCGCCGAGGCTGGCATTCCCGTTCCCCGCGGCACGATGGTGCAGACCGTCGACGACGCCGAGGCCACCGCCAAGTCGCTCTTCGACGGCGGGGCGAAGCAGGTCGTCATCAAGGCCCAGGTCCATGCGGGCGGTCGCGGCAAGGCGGGCTTCGTGAAACTCGTGACCAGCGCGGCGGAGGCCCGTGAGGCCGCCAAGTTCATGCTCTCCAACCGCATGGTCTCGGTGCAGACCGGGCCGGAAGGGCTGGAGGTCAAGCGCCTTCTCGTCGCCAGCGCGGTGGACATTCAGAAGGAGTACTACCTGGCCATCACGGTCGATCGGGCGCGGAACACCAGCACGCTCATCGCCTCGGCGGAGGGCGGCGTGGAGATCGAGGCCGTGGCGGCCCGCAACCCCCAGGCGATCATCAAGACGCCGCTCCATCCGCTGCTGGGACTTCAGCCGTTCCAGGCGCGGGAAGTCGCCTTCCGTCTCGGTTTCCGGGGCAGGCAGGTGAACCAGGCCGTCAACGTGATGCTGCGGCTGTCGAAGCTGTTTCTGGACACCGACGCCTCGCTGGCGGAGATCAACCCGCTGGTGGTGACGCCGCCCGGTGCGGATCACCCGGACGGGCAGGTGCTGGCCATCGACGCCAAGTTCAACTTTGACGACTCGGCCCTGTTCCGGCAGAAAAAGATCGCCGCGATGTTCGACCCCACCGAGGAGAATCCCTCGGAAATGCGGGCCAAGAAGTTCGACCTGTCGTACGTGGCGCTGGATGGCAACATCGGCTGCCTCGTCAACGGGGCCGGGCTGGCGATGAGCACGATGGACATCATCAAGCTGCACGGGGGGGAGCCGGCCAACTTCCTGGACGTGGGCGGCGGCGCCACCGAAGAGGCGGTGACCGAGGCCTTCCGCATCATCCTGTCCGACGCACGCGTCCGGGGTGTGCTGGTCAACATCTTCGGCGGCATCATGCAGTGCGACCGCATCGCGCGAGCCATCGTCAACGCCGCCAAGGAGGTCGGCTTCCAGGTGCCGCTCGTGGTGCGGCTGGAGGGCACCAACGTCGAGGCGGCGCGTCGGATTCTCACCGAGGCGCGATCGGAGATCCCCACCATGCAGTCGGCCACCGACCTGACCGACGCGGCCCGCAAGGTGTGCGCGGCGGTGGGGTGA
- a CDS encoding DUF418 domain-containing protein codes for MRDALEAGGDHDSGSEPSVGASAPAPITPRERLDSMDLIRGVAIFGILVVNMAFFAMPFAHAIYPAAYDAWPAADRWSHLIVKVLFEYKFISTFSVLFGAGLIMQWLRASSRGASFAPLHYRRMALLALFGLMHGFLLWYGDILFIYACVGSVFFFFRTLKPRTMFVIAAALLAISMVFTTGFTALNVLTESAKREAREAASMTDDGATAEIIEEGSSAGADAASGADAADVPRGFDAMMKAQFDFFNDSWVRGEELAYRDGPWADAMLFRGVSFAFALLFTVFGFGWHILAMFLIGGALMKLDFFSSSQGAMQKRAAMIGLILGGVLEIAYGALMSITPGVIDWPDIAAAPLQALGAPLLCLGYVGALAWVAGSGAGRVLLAPLRAVGRMALSAYLLTTVIVTFLMYHWGLGWFGSVGRFDQLMIAVVVYAGLVVFCTAWMACFRYGPFERLWRAVTYARATV; via the coding sequence ATGCGGGACGCACTCGAGGCGGGCGGCGATCATGACAGCGGAAGTGAGCCGTCGGTCGGGGCGTCAGCGCCTGCGCCGATCACGCCGCGCGAGCGGCTGGACTCGATGGACCTGATCCGCGGCGTCGCCATCTTCGGCATCCTCGTGGTCAACATGGCGTTCTTCGCCATGCCCTTCGCCCACGCGATCTACCCGGCGGCGTACGACGCGTGGCCCGCTGCGGACCGATGGTCGCACCTGATCGTCAAGGTTCTGTTTGAGTACAAGTTCATCTCGACGTTCTCGGTGCTGTTCGGGGCGGGGCTGATCATGCAGTGGCTTCGGGCCTCATCGCGCGGCGCTTCCTTCGCGCCGCTGCATTATCGTCGCATGGCGCTGCTGGCCCTGTTCGGGCTGATGCACGGCTTCCTGCTCTGGTACGGCGACATCCTGTTCATCTACGCCTGCGTCGGATCGGTGTTCTTCTTCTTTCGAACGCTGAAGCCGCGCACGATGTTCGTCATCGCCGCGGCGCTGCTGGCGATATCGATGGTTTTCACCACCGGCTTCACGGCGCTCAACGTCCTGACCGAGTCCGCCAAGCGGGAAGCGCGCGAGGCGGCCTCGATGACGGATGACGGCGCCACGGCGGAGATCATCGAAGAAGGATCGAGCGCGGGGGCTGACGCGGCCTCGGGCGCGGACGCGGCTGATGTTCCGCGCGGCTTCGACGCCATGATGAAGGCCCAGTTTGATTTCTTCAACGATTCATGGGTTCGGGGGGAGGAGCTGGCGTATCGGGATGGTCCCTGGGCTGACGCCATGCTCTTCCGCGGCGTGAGTTTCGCCTTCGCCCTGCTGTTCACGGTGTTCGGCTTCGGCTGGCACATCCTGGCGATGTTCCTGATCGGCGGCGCGCTGATGAAACTGGATTTCTTCTCATCCTCGCAAGGCGCCATGCAGAAACGGGCGGCGATGATCGGCCTGATTCTGGGCGGCGTGCTGGAGATCGCCTACGGCGCGCTGATGTCCATCACGCCCGGCGTCATCGACTGGCCCGACATCGCCGCCGCTCCGCTGCAGGCGCTGGGCGCCCCGCTGCTGTGCCTGGGATATGTCGGCGCCCTGGCGTGGGTCGCCGGTTCCGGGGCCGGGCGCGTTCTGCTGGCGCCGCTGCGCGCGGTGGGTCGCATGGCCCTCTCCGCGTACCTGCTCACGACCGTGATCGTGACGTTTCTCATGTACCACTGGGGTCTTGGCTGGTTCGGCTCGGTGGGACGGTTTGATCAATTGATGATCGCCGTGGTCGTCTACGCCGGGCTGGTGGTGTTCTGCACCGCGTGGATGGCGTGCTTCCGCTACGGACCGTTCGAGCGGCTGTGGCGGGCGGTGACGTACGCGCGAGCGACGGTCTGA
- a CDS encoding HD domain-containing protein codes for MDRDIIQALVKAVELKDQSTAAHTWRVALYTMALAEALDVPRDRVEQLMLGAVLHDVGKIDIPQAILSKPGRLTEDEQAVIRRHTVLGHERLLRMGEVEPVVLQIVRSHHERVDGSGYPDGLIGRAVPEPARAFAVIDSFDAMTSFRPYRPRVDAESARRALGEIQELAGVWYCDHAVQAFTRLFESGRLDWILRYFNDPVEVHGLPHLPDQDDLVAVTRQQVRPSVIAARRAGVD; via the coding sequence GTGGATCGAGACATCATCCAAGCCCTTGTGAAGGCGGTCGAACTGAAGGATCAGTCCACTGCCGCGCACACCTGGCGCGTGGCGCTGTACACGATGGCGCTGGCCGAAGCGCTGGACGTGCCGCGCGACCGGGTCGAGCAGCTCATGCTCGGGGCGGTGCTGCATGACGTGGGCAAGATCGACATTCCGCAGGCCATCCTGTCGAAGCCCGGCCGCCTGACCGAGGACGAGCAGGCCGTGATCCGTCGTCACACGGTGCTCGGGCACGAGCGGCTGCTCCGCATGGGCGAGGTGGAGCCGGTGGTGCTGCAGATTGTTCGATCGCATCACGAGCGGGTGGATGGTTCCGGGTACCCGGACGGGCTGATCGGTCGCGCCGTACCCGAGCCGGCCCGCGCCTTCGCGGTGATCGACTCATTCGACGCGATGACGTCATTCCGACCCTACCGACCGCGCGTGGATGCCGAGTCGGCCCGGCGCGCCCTGGGCGAAATTCAGGAACTGGCGGGCGTCTGGTACTGCGATCACGCCGTGCAGGCGTTCACGCGTCTCTTCGAGTCGGGGCGGCTGGACTGGATTCTGCGGTACTTCAACGACCCCGTCGAGGTGCATGGACTGCCCCACCTGCCGGACCAGGATGATCTGGTGGCGGTCACCCGTCAGCAGGTCCGTCCGTCGGTCATCGCCGCGCGGCGCGCCGGGGTTGATTGA
- a CDS encoding PH domain-containing protein: MMITIQCDNCEKTFEVSDAEAGGKVSCPHCGDVNRVPQASMPAGAAPTSSTPGKSAAAGSAAAGEQEICIIRPAMFRAHPLRYSLIILLALGGLAAAIWAKGWDKGAFLFYLGLAALVGGVLWWGYWWLATTMWMKVRITNKRTIRHEGIIRRHTTEVLHDHVRSVDIRQNVLQRVFNVGYIGIDSAGQDGIEIQIQDIPAPHRVKEVIDRYRKM, translated from the coding sequence ATGATGATCACCATCCAGTGCGACAACTGCGAGAAGACCTTTGAAGTATCCGACGCCGAGGCGGGCGGAAAGGTGTCCTGTCCCCACTGCGGCGACGTGAACCGCGTGCCTCAGGCGTCGATGCCCGCGGGTGCGGCGCCGACCTCCTCCACGCCGGGCAAGAGCGCGGCGGCTGGTTCCGCGGCCGCGGGCGAGCAGGAGATCTGCATCATCCGCCCCGCCATGTTCCGGGCGCATCCGCTGCGCTACTCGCTCATCATTCTGCTGGCGCTGGGCGGACTGGCGGCCGCGATCTGGGCCAAGGGGTGGGACAAGGGAGCGTTCCTGTTCTATCTGGGTCTGGCGGCGCTGGTCGGCGGCGTGCTGTGGTGGGGTTACTGGTGGCTGGCGACGACCATGTGGATGAAGGTGCGCATCACCAACAAGCGCACCATCCGGCACGAGGGCATCATCCGTCGCCACACCACGGAAGTGCTGCACGACCACGTGCGCAGCGTGGACATCCGTCAGAACGTGCTGCAGCGCGTCTTCAACGTGGGCTACATTGGCATCGACAGCGCGGGTCAGGACGGCATTGAAATCCAGATTCAGGACATCCCCGCGCCGCACCGGGTGAAGGAAGTGATCGATCGGTATCGGAAGATGTGA
- a CDS encoding low molecular weight phosphotyrosine protein phosphatase, translated as MHPTDRIGVLFVCLGNICRSPLAEGVFLHKINARGVASRFRVDSAGTGGWHAGETPDPRAIAVAKKRGIVLPSRARQVTRDDFQRFHHLVAMDESNRETLIERGCPPERVRLLLEDDDSTRLIEVPDPYYGGPEGFETVFQLIDSGCEALLERLLRSEQT; from the coding sequence ATGCATCCCACCGACCGAATCGGCGTGCTGTTCGTGTGCCTGGGCAACATCTGCCGCAGTCCGCTGGCGGAGGGGGTCTTCCTGCACAAGATCAACGCACGCGGCGTGGCGTCTCGATTCCGCGTCGATTCGGCGGGAACGGGCGGGTGGCACGCGGGGGAGACGCCCGACCCGCGGGCCATCGCCGTGGCGAAGAAGCGGGGCATCGTGCTGCCCAGCCGCGCCAGGCAGGTGACGCGCGACGACTTCCAGCGGTTTCATCACCTCGTCGCCATGGATGAATCCAACCGCGAAACGCTGATCGAGCGCGGATGCCCCCCGGAACGTGTGCGCCTGCTGCTGGAGGATGACGACTCCACCCGCCTGATCGAGGTGCCGGACCCCTATTACGGCGGGCCGGAGGGATTTGAGACGGTCTTTCAGCTCATTGATTCCGGCTGCGAGGCGTTGCTGGAGCGCCTGCTGCGATCGGAGCAGACGTAG
- the fusA gene encoding elongation factor G: protein MATDLTRVRNIGVCAHIDAGKTTVTERILYYTGKNYKMGEVHEGTATMDFLQEEQERGITIQSAATTCPWTHKGVDYQINLIDTPGHVDFTIEVERSLRVLDGAIAVFDGKEGVEAQSETVWRQANRYNVPRICFINKMDKLGADFEFSFNSIRERLGANAIAVQIPIGSGDSFEGLIDLCLMKAYYFDANELGAVVHERDIPADMKDMAELWRHELVEKASEVDDDLLAQYLEDEHAVTSDQIKAALRKGTIALKCNPVFCGAALKYIGIQRLLNGVVEYLPNPTEVPAIEGTDPRDKEKKLTRRVSVDEPFCGLVFKVVSDSHGDLTYIRVYSGTLKRGSRVLNAGNEKKENISRLFEMHAKDRIPLEEAPAGMIVAAIGVKNSYTGDTLCDPDHPILLERMDFPEPVISMSIEPNTAEDKRKLGEALSTIHREDPSFRSYYNDETGETVIAGMGELHLEIIKNKLTRDMKIGVKVGKPRVSYRETITGTAEYVRGKFVKQTGGRGQYGDAVVNVSPITKEQAEADELEMINGVVFVDKIVGGAIPREFIPSVEHGIRQAAATGVLGGYPLINVKVELVDGSYHDVDSSQVAFEQAGALAFREACTKARLALLEPIMKVTVITPDEFFGPVSGDLASRRGNIVDSELRGNTRIIMAEVPLSEMFGYTTVLRSMTQGRATSTMEPAEYRQMPDNLTKEVLAEV from the coding sequence ATGGCGACTGATCTCACCCGCGTCCGCAACATCGGCGTCTGTGCGCACATCGACGCCGGCAAGACCACCGTCACCGAGCGCATCCTCTACTACACCGGCAAGAACTACAAGATGGGCGAGGTGCACGAAGGCACCGCGACCATGGACTTCCTGCAGGAGGAGCAGGAGCGCGGCATCACCATCCAGTCCGCCGCCACCACCTGCCCCTGGACGCACAAGGGCGTCGACTACCAGATCAACCTGATCGACACGCCCGGCCACGTGGACTTCACCATCGAAGTGGAGCGTTCGCTGCGCGTGCTCGACGGCGCCATCGCGGTCTTCGACGGCAAGGAAGGCGTGGAGGCCCAGAGCGAGACGGTGTGGCGTCAGGCCAACCGCTACAACGTGCCCCGCATCTGCTTCATCAACAAGATGGACAAGCTGGGCGCCGACTTCGAGTTCTCCTTCAACTCCATCCGCGAGCGACTCGGCGCCAACGCCATCGCCGTGCAGATTCCCATCGGCTCGGGCGACTCGTTCGAGGGGCTGATCGACCTGTGCCTGATGAAGGCGTACTACTTCGACGCCAACGAGCTGGGCGCGGTGGTGCATGAGCGCGACATTCCCGCCGACATGAAGGACATGGCGGAACTGTGGCGCCACGAGCTCGTTGAAAAGGCCTCGGAGGTCGACGACGACCTGCTGGCCCAGTACCTGGAGGACGAGCACGCCGTCACGTCGGACCAGATCAAGGCCGCCCTGCGCAAGGGCACGATCGCCCTCAAGTGCAATCCGGTCTTCTGCGGCGCCGCGCTCAAGTACATCGGCATTCAGCGGCTGCTCAACGGCGTGGTCGAGTACCTGCCCAACCCCACCGAAGTTCCCGCCATTGAAGGCACCGATCCCCGCGACAAGGAGAAGAAGCTCACTCGGCGCGTCAGCGTGGATGAGCCATTCTGCGGGCTGGTCTTCAAGGTCGTGTCCGACAGCCACGGCGACCTGACGTACATCCGCGTGTACTCGGGCACGCTCAAGCGCGGCAGCCGCGTCCTCAACGCCGGTAACGAGAAGAAGGAGAACATCTCCCGGCTCTTCGAGATGCACGCCAAGGACCGCATTCCGCTGGAGGAAGCCCCCGCGGGCATGATCGTCGCCGCCATCGGCGTCAAGAATTCCTACACCGGCGACACCCTGTGCGACCCGGATCACCCGATCCTGCTGGAGCGCATGGACTTCCCCGAGCCGGTCATCTCCATGTCCATCGAGCCCAACACCGCCGAGGACAAGCGCAAGCTGGGCGAAGCCCTCTCCACCATCCACCGCGAGGACCCCTCGTTCCGCTCGTACTACAACGACGAAACGGGTGAGACCGTCATCGCCGGCATGGGCGAACTGCACCTGGAGATCATCAAGAACAAGCTCACGCGCGACATGAAGATCGGCGTGAAGGTCGGCAAGCCCCGCGTCTCCTACCGCGAAACCATCACCGGAACCGCCGAGTACGTGCGCGGCAAGTTCGTCAAGCAGACGGGTGGACGCGGACAGTACGGCGACGCGGTGGTCAACGTCAGCCCCATCACCAAGGAGCAGGCGGAGGCCGACGAGCTGGAAATGATCAACGGCGTGGTGTTCGTCGACAAGATCGTCGGCGGCGCCATCCCGCGAGAGTTCATCCCCTCGGTGGAGCACGGCATCCGTCAGGCGGCGGCCACCGGCGTGCTGGGCGGGTATCCGCTCATCAACGTCAAGGTGGAGCTGGTCGACGGCTCGTACCACGACGTGGACTCGAGCCAGGTGGCCTTCGAACAGGCCGGGGCGCTGGCCTTCCGCGAGGCCTGCACCAAGGCGCGTCTGGCCCTGCTTGAACCCATCATGAAGGTCACCGTCATCACCCCGGACGAGTTCTTCGGCCCGGTGTCGGGCGACCTGGCCTCGCGGCGAGGCAACATCGTGGACTCCGAACTGCGCGGCAACACCCGCATCATCATGGCCGAGGTGCCCCTCTCCGAGATGTTCGGGTACACCACGGTGCTGCGATCGATGACCCAGGGTCGCGCCACCAGCACGATGGAGCCGGCGGAGTACCGCCAGATGCCGGACAACCTGACCAAGGAAGTGCTGGCCGAAGTCTGA
- a CDS encoding haloacid dehalogenase-like hydrolase, giving the protein MLILFDIDGTLLRSQGVGVRSMERAARLLFGDHLSIEGIEVAGRLDVLIWRDLATRHGIDPGAENHARFRSTYRRMLEQAFDDGAVARALPGVMELVRAVAEAPDLTAGVLTGNYRETGRMKIDRAGLDPDVFVIEAWGDEGATRRDLPPVAMNRYAARNAATIDPNQVVIIGDTPHDVDCARHHGCRSLGVATGVFSVDDLRRSGADRAVASLAEVDDILTWLRDGSG; this is encoded by the coding sequence ATGCTCATCCTCTTTGATATCGACGGCACGCTGCTCCGGTCGCAGGGCGTGGGCGTGCGCTCCATGGAGCGCGCGGCCCGCTTGCTCTTCGGCGATCACCTGTCGATCGAAGGCATCGAGGTCGCGGGGCGGCTGGATGTGCTGATCTGGCGCGATCTGGCGACGCGCCATGGCATCGACCCCGGAGCGGAGAATCACGCCCGGTTCCGTTCCACCTACAGGCGGATGCTGGAGCAGGCGTTTGATGACGGCGCGGTCGCTCGGGCCCTGCCGGGCGTGATGGAACTGGTGCGAGCGGTGGCCGAGGCGCCCGATCTGACCGCGGGGGTGCTCACGGGCAACTACCGCGAGACGGGGCGGATGAAGATCGACCGGGCGGGGCTTGACCCCGACGTCTTCGTGATCGAGGCGTGGGGTGACGAGGGAGCCACGCGGCGCGACCTGCCCCCAGTGGCCATGAACCGCTACGCGGCGCGAAATGCCGCAACGATTGATCCCAATCAGGTGGTGATCATCGGCGACACGCCGCACGACGTTGATTGCGCCCGGCATCATGGCTGTCGATCTCTGGGCGTGGCGACGGGCGTGTTCAGCGTCGATGACCTGCGGCGAAGCGGGGCGGATCGCGCGGTCGCGTCGCTCGCCGAGGTGGATGACATTCTGACGTGGCTGCGCGACGGGTCGGGGTGA